In the genome of Marispirochaeta sp., one region contains:
- a CDS encoding rRNA adenine N-6-methyltransferase family protein, translated as MNKRKAASFESVASIYARIRPGYAEAVYQEIETHKILSANSVLLEIGAGHGVATKEIAGRWSPTIIAVEPGKNLCKAMQERTGKNPKVTIENTTFEAYEKS; from the coding sequence ATGAATAAACGAAAAGCAGCATCGTTCGAATCGGTTGCCTCGATCTACGCTCGGATTCGACCCGGCTATGCAGAAGCTGTATATCAAGAAATAGAAACGCATAAAATTCTCTCCGCCAATTCTGTACTTCTGGAAATCGGGGCAGGTCATGGGGTAGCTACGAAAGAAATCGCAGGGCGGTGGTCTCCAACTATCATCGCAGTAGAACCTGGAAAGAATCTTTGCAAAGCAATGCAGGAACGAACAGGAAAAAATCCGAAAGTCACTATAGAAAACACTACTTTTGAAGCATACGAAAAGAGCTAG
- a CDS encoding MBL fold metallo-hydrolase, with the protein MKKVIKTFVIFMIIPLIFIRCTGRNNSLTVLQLTEEIAITEIEENVFLVTHSFPWPGNSLVLVIDKKNILWIDTPYTPEATSLVLDWIQEEFGSRYSITEINTGFHIDNLGGNEELIKRNIPIYGSGLTCELLETQSMITMTKMLKWLKGVENEKYRNTYSDFKFYGPTRTFDINEEQRIAFGSDEAVIYYPGPTHTYDNLVVYIPGKELLFGGCMILSSDADKVGFIEDGDLHEWANSLLRVEKRFDSIRVVIPGHGNPGNSALIAHTKEIVNASVKRTGE; encoded by the coding sequence ATGAAAAAAGTAATAAAAACATTCGTTATTTTTATGATAATCCCGCTTATATTTATACGTTGCACAGGTAGAAACAATAGCCTGACTGTACTGCAATTAACAGAAGAAATTGCAATAACAGAAATTGAAGAGAATGTATTTCTGGTTACCCACAGTTTTCCCTGGCCGGGCAACTCTTTGGTACTTGTGATAGATAAGAAAAATATTCTCTGGATTGATACGCCATATACACCTGAAGCAACCTCTTTGGTTCTGGACTGGATTCAGGAGGAATTCGGCAGCCGCTATTCAATTACCGAAATAAATACCGGCTTTCATATTGATAATTTAGGCGGAAACGAGGAACTGATAAAACGAAATATTCCAATATACGGCTCAGGCTTAACATGCGAACTTCTTGAAACACAAAGCATGATTACAATGACCAAAATGTTGAAATGGCTCAAAGGAGTTGAGAATGAAAAATACAGGAATACCTATTCGGATTTTAAATTTTATGGCCCTACCAGAACATTTGATATAAACGAAGAACAAAGAATTGCATTCGGATCAGACGAAGCAGTTATATATTACCCCGGTCCTACCCATACATATGATAATCTGGTAGTTTACATTCCGGGCAAGGAATTGCTCTTTGGGGGGTGCATGATACTTTCATCTGATGCAGATAAAGTCGGATTTATAGAAGATGGCGATCTGCATGAGTGGGCAAATTCCCTTTTAAGAGTAGAAAAGCGTTTTGATAGTATCAGGGTCGTTATTCCCGGTCATGGGAATCCAGGTAATTCCGCGTTAATAGCTCATACAAAAGAGATTGTCAATGCTTCCGTAAAAAGGACTGGAGAGTGA
- a CDS encoding GNAT family N-acetyltransferase: MKITYRIFTDSDTTVITEYIHKLYHEDPGERPIWPENIHKTIESLTKHPDRGSIIVFDNAGAVIGYAILINYWSNEFGGNIINIDELYIKDEYRSQGIGTRFIEYLKNIVSLEHRSPYNWKVLPEMIKRTTCTKSSGLNGIKTPRMTWNCSQAGYLV, from the coding sequence ATGAAAATTACATACAGAATTTTCACGGACTCTGACACCACTGTTATTACCGAATATATACATAAGCTTTATCATGAAGACCCGGGCGAAAGGCCGATATGGCCGGAAAACATCCATAAGACTATCGAATCACTCACAAAACACCCGGACCGCGGTTCAATCATTGTTTTTGACAACGCAGGCGCAGTTATTGGCTATGCGATACTTATCAATTACTGGAGCAACGAATTCGGGGGCAACATAATCAATATTGATGAGCTCTACATTAAAGATGAATACCGTTCGCAGGGTATCGGGACGAGGTTTATCGAATACCTGAAGAATATAGTGAGTCTGGAACATCGGTCGCCTTACAATTGGAAGGTACTCCCGGAAATGATAAAGCGTACAACCTGTACAAAAAGCTCGGGTTTAAACGGCATAAAAACACCACGTATGACCTGGAATTGTAGTCAGGCCGGGTATTTAGTCTGA